One Pseudomonas abieticivorans genomic region harbors:
- a CDS encoding alpha/beta hydrolase, with protein sequence MSNPLILEPNKPADACVIWLHGLGADRYDFMPVAEALQQSLHTTRFVLPQAPTRAVTINGGYEMPSWYDIKAMTPARAIDQAQLEQSADLVIDLIEAERAKGIDGSRIFIAGFSQGGAVVYHTAFLRYEGPLGGVLALSTYAPTFSDEVVVKASQARTPVLCLHGNHDEVVFNAMGRSAFEYLKGWGVTVTWQEYPMGHEVLPQEIHDIGVWLSEKLV encoded by the coding sequence ATGAGCAACCCCCTGATTCTTGAGCCCAACAAGCCTGCCGACGCCTGCGTGATCTGGCTGCACGGCCTGGGCGCCGACCGCTACGATTTCATGCCCGTGGCCGAGGCCCTGCAGCAAAGCCTGCACACCACCCGCTTCGTGCTGCCCCAGGCGCCAACCCGCGCCGTCACCATCAATGGTGGCTATGAGATGCCGAGCTGGTATGACATCAAGGCCATGACCCCGGCGCGGGCCATAGACCAAGCGCAACTGGAGCAGTCGGCAGACCTGGTCATCGACTTGATCGAGGCCGAACGGGCCAAGGGCATCGACGGTTCGCGCATCTTTATCGCCGGCTTTTCCCAAGGTGGCGCCGTGGTGTACCACACCGCCTTTTTGCGCTACGAAGGCCCGCTGGGCGGCGTATTGGCGCTGTCCACCTACGCCCCGACATTCAGCGATGAGGTAGTAGTGAAAGCCAGCCAGGCGCGCACGCCGGTGCTGTGCCTGCATGGCAACCATGACGAAGTGGTGTTCAACGCCATGGGCCGCAGCGCTTTTGAGTACTTGAAGGGTTGGGGCGTAACCGTTACCTGGCAGGAGTACCCGATGGGCCACGAAGTGTTACCCCAAGAGATCCATGACATTGGCGTGTGGTTAAGCGAAAAACTCGTCTAA
- a CDS encoding amino acid ABC transporter substrate-binding protein yields MKMLKSTLAVLTAATVLGVSSFVQAGTTLDAIQKKGFIQCGVSDGLPGFSVPDASGTIKGIDADVCRAVAAAVFGDAKKVKFSQLNAKERFTALQSGEIDVLSRNTTWTSSRDAGMGLMFTGVTYYDGVGFLVNKKLGVKSAKELDGATICIQAGTTTELNVSDYFRGNGLKYTPITFDTSDESAKSLESGRCDVLTSDKSQLYAQRSKLANPGDYVVLPETISKEPLGPVVRKGDEEWFSIVKWTLFAMLNAEEAGVTSKNVEEEAKSTKNPDVARLLGGDGEYGKDLKLPKDWVVQIVKQVGNYGEVFEKNLGKGTPLAIDRGLNALWNNGGIQYAPPVR; encoded by the coding sequence ATGAAGATGCTGAAATCCACCCTCGCCGTACTGACTGCCGCTACCGTTCTCGGTGTCAGCAGCTTCGTGCAGGCAGGGACCACGCTGGACGCCATTCAGAAGAAAGGCTTCATCCAGTGCGGCGTCAGTGATGGCTTGCCTGGCTTCTCCGTTCCGGACGCCTCGGGCACCATCAAGGGGATCGACGCCGACGTCTGCCGCGCCGTAGCCGCAGCAGTGTTTGGTGATGCGAAAAAGGTCAAGTTCAGCCAGCTCAATGCCAAGGAGCGCTTCACCGCGCTGCAGTCCGGCGAGATCGACGTACTGTCGCGTAACACCACCTGGACCAGCTCGCGTGACGCTGGCATGGGCCTGATGTTCACCGGCGTCACTTACTACGACGGCGTTGGCTTCCTGGTCAACAAAAAGCTGGGCGTTAAAAGTGCCAAGGAACTGGACGGTGCAACCATCTGCATCCAGGCCGGTACCACCACCGAGCTGAACGTTTCCGACTACTTCCGTGGCAATGGCCTGAAGTACACCCCGATCACGTTCGACACCTCCGACGAAAGCGCCAAGTCGCTGGAAAGCGGCCGTTGCGACGTGCTGACCTCCGATAAATCGCAGCTTTACGCACAGCGCTCCAAGCTGGCCAACCCAGGCGACTACGTGGTACTGCCGGAAACCATCTCCAAGGAGCCCCTGGGCCCGGTCGTGCGTAAAGGCGACGAAGAGTGGTTCAGCATCGTCAAGTGGACCCTGTTCGCCATGCTCAACGCCGAAGAAGCTGGCGTGACGTCGAAAAACGTCGAAGAAGAAGCCAAGTCCACCAAGAACCCGGACGTCGCCCGTCTGCTGGGTGGCGACGGTGAATATGGCAAGGACCTGAAACTGCCGAAGGACTGGGTAGTGCAGATCGTCAAGCAAGTCGGTAACTACGGCGAAGTGTTCGAGAAAAACCTCGGCAAAGGCACTCCGTTGGCGATCGACCGTGGCTTGAACGCTCTGTGGAATAACGGCGGCATCCAGTACGCACCTCCAGTGCGCTGA
- a CDS encoding amino acid ABC transporter permease, producing MQKQIGAPKGFSLTDPRVRAWLFQIITIVAVVSLGWFLFHNTQTNLQHRGITSGFDFLERSAGFGIAQHLIDYTESDSYARVFVIGLLNTLLVTVIGIVLATLLGFIIGVARLSPNWMISKLATVYVEVFRNIPPLLQILFWYFAVFLTMPGPRASHNLWDTFYVSSRGLNMPAAIAADGFWPFWVAVAIAIGAIVLMARWANKRFEATGVPFHKFWAGLALLLIIPALDVLVFGSPVHWEMPELRGFNFVGGWVLIPELLALTLALTVYTAAFIAEIVRSGIKSVTHGQTEAARSLGLRPGPTLRKVIIPQALRVIIPPLTSQYLNLAKNSSLAAGIGYPEMVSLFAGTVLNQTGQAIEVIAITMSVYLAISISISLLMNWYNKRIALIER from the coding sequence ATGCAAAAACAAATCGGCGCACCCAAGGGTTTCTCCCTGACCGATCCACGTGTGCGTGCGTGGCTATTTCAGATCATCACGATTGTGGCGGTGGTCTCGCTGGGCTGGTTTCTGTTTCACAACACCCAGACCAACCTGCAACACCGCGGCATCACCTCCGGCTTCGACTTCCTGGAACGCAGCGCCGGCTTCGGCATCGCCCAGCACCTGATCGACTACACCGAATCGGACAGCTATGCCCGGGTGTTCGTCATCGGCCTGTTGAACACGCTGCTGGTGACGGTCATCGGCATTGTCTTGGCGACTTTGCTGGGCTTCATCATCGGTGTGGCCCGCCTGTCACCCAACTGGATGATCAGCAAGCTGGCAACCGTCTACGTCGAGGTCTTCCGTAACATCCCGCCGTTGCTGCAAATCCTGTTCTGGTATTTCGCAGTGTTCCTGACCATGCCGGGCCCACGGGCCAGCCATAACCTGTGGGACACCTTTTACGTCAGCAGCCGTGGCCTGAACATGCCGGCCGCCATTGCCGCCGACGGTTTCTGGCCGTTCTGGGTAGCCGTGGCCATCGCCATCGGTGCGATCGTGCTGATGGCGCGCTGGGCGAACAAGCGCTTCGAGGCAACCGGCGTACCGTTCCACAAGTTCTGGGCGGGCCTGGCGCTGCTGCTGATCATCCCTGCACTGGACGTGTTGGTGTTCGGCAGCCCGGTGCATTGGGAAATGCCCGAGCTGCGCGGCTTCAACTTCGTCGGCGGCTGGGTATTGATCCCTGAACTGCTGGCCCTGACCCTGGCACTGACCGTGTACACCGCGGCGTTCATCGCCGAGATCGTGCGCTCGGGCATCAAGTCGGTGACCCACGGCCAAACTGAAGCGGCACGTTCCCTGGGCCTGCGCCCTGGGCCAACGCTGCGCAAGGTGATCATCCCGCAAGCCCTGCGCGTGATCATCCCGCCGCTGACCAGCCAATACCTGAACCTGGCGAAGAACTCCTCGCTGGCGGCCGGTATCGGTTACCCGGAAATGGTTTCGCTGTTTGCCGGCACGGTGCTCAACCAGACCGGCCAGGCGATTGAAGTCATTGCCATCACCATGAGCGTCTACCTGGCCATCAGCATCAGCATTTCGCTGTTGATGAACTGGTACAACAAGCGCATTGCGCTGATCGAGCGGTGA